The sequence below is a genomic window from Candidatus Bathyarchaeia archaeon.
TCCAACCTTGTCCGAAATGTGGCCGAACACGATAGCTCCGAGTGCGAACAGCCCCCCTAGAACTCCGAGGAAGATCAGAGTATCTCTCGTAAGAGCAATGTTGGAGTCCCTGAAAGCCTTCGGCAGGAGAAAGTACATCCCCAGAATAATGGTCTGCGCGATCCATACCGGAATCACAGGACGTATCTTGCTGCCGATTCTTTTCTGTCGGATCTTCGGCTGCTTCAGCTCCCAAACTCTCACCGGTTCTACGAGAAACTTCGCTGCCATTAGTCCCGCGAACAGGAAAACCCCTGCGGTCACCCAGAAGGCGTATGACAACTCATCCGCGAAAACGTTGACCAAGAGTCCTCCTACTCCGAATCCGAGCCCATAGCCTCCGAGGTTTGCAAGGTCGAATCCGCCCATGCTCTTCCCGCGATTCGTAAGTTTCGTTGCGTCTCCTAAGAGTGTAAGAGACGTTACGGCGGCGGTTGCAGCTGAGATACCCATCAATGCATGGAGAACGGAGACGTTCAAGAGATTTCGAGTGAAACCAATGGCAGCTGTGAGAATCGTGATCATTATCATTCCAATGATGTGGAGTCTCTTGCGACTGAATCGATCAGCGAGCCGGCCGATTGGTAATGCCGAACCTGCCTCCGACATAGGATAGAGTGCCAGTATGATCCCGATTATGTAGCTCGGTGCTTGGAGGTACAATGGAAAGAGGATTGTTATCGATCCGA
It includes:
- a CDS encoding MFS transporter is translated as MPRKVGLRMVLYLYVAVFLTRIGFGSITILFPLYLQAPSYIIGIILALYPMSEAGSALPIGRLADRFSRKRLHIIGMIMITILTAAIGFTRNLLNVSVLHALMGISAATAAVTSLTLLGDATKLTNRGKSMGGFDLANLGGYGLGFGVGGLLVNVFADELSYAFWVTAGVFLFAGLMAAKFLVEPVRVWELKQPKIRQKRIGSKIRPVIPVWIAQTIILGMYFLLPKAFRDSNIALTRDTLIFLGVLGGLFALGAIVFGHISDKVGRTRVMIIGAFGELGFLVLFGWSWQHNELVKYELLLWPMFFLASSIAPTILAYIADISGKAKRGSANALYSIVLSIGLAIGNIIGGFVSSFAGSAGIQWIFYAGAGILFPSILATSALLRRR